AGATTGAGCGCGATCTGGCTGATCCGCAAATTGAGCAGGGCGAGGTTCGACACCTCCAGCCCATAGGCGCCGAGGCCCATGACAATGGGCAGCGCAAAGGCGAATTCGAGCAGCGCAAGGCCGCTGCGATCGCGGGCAAGGCTGCGCAACGCATGTTTGCGGGAGAAGCGGCGGGGTAGCATTTTCATGTGCAGATCGTCGTGCTGGCGGTGGTGACTTGGGTCGCGTAGGGCTGATTTTTCAGCAGCGTCGTCGCGCTGATCGTTTGCGTGGCCGGCCAGCCGAACAGGCCCGCCACGGGAAAAAGCCGCCGATAGGTCATGGTCATGGTGTAGAGCGTCACGGCACTAGCGCCGCCCTGGCCGGTGCTGCCTGGGTCGGCATCCCAACTGCCATTGCCGTTCATATCGGTGAAGCATTCGCCCGCGTTGCGCACGCCGTTGCCGTTGGTGTCGGTGAAGGGCTCGGGTGCGACTTCGGCAAAGCTGTCATAACTTTTGCGCGTTGGGACGAAGGTTGCGGCGGGGGCAATCTGGCGCGCGATCGTCTGGACGGTGCCGTCGATCGTGCTGATGTTGGCAGCGCCACCCTCGATGCCCGAATCGCGCGCAGCTTTCTGCACCGCGCCGTTTAGTACCGACTGCGCATAGACCTGATACAGCAAGTCCCCCAGGCCCATCATCAACAGCATCATCACCGGGGCGACGATGGCGAATTCGATAATGGTCGCGCCGCGCCGGTCGCGCCGCAGACGTGCGAGGAGGTGCGCGATCATCGCGTGA
Above is a genomic segment from Sphingomonas sp. HMP6 containing:
- a CDS encoding TadE family protein, which gives rise to MIAHLLARLRRDRRGATIIEFAIVAPVMMLLMMGLGDLLYQVYAQSVLNGAVQKAARDSGIEGGAANISTIDGTVQTIARQIAPAATFVPTRKSYDSFAEVAPEPFTDTNGNGVRNAGECFTDMNGNGSWDADPGSTGQGGASAVTLYTMTMTYRRLFPVAGLFGWPATQTISATTLLKNQPYATQVTTASTTICT